In Chanodichthys erythropterus isolate Z2021 chromosome 7, ASM2448905v1, whole genome shotgun sequence, a genomic segment contains:
- the LOC137023024 gene encoding suppressor of tumorigenicity 7 protein homolog isoform X3, which yields MNKLVSMFLNTLTPKFYVALTGTSSLISGLILIFEWWYFRKYGTSFIEQVSVSHLRPLLGGVDNSSPSNTSASNGDADSSRQSVSECKVWRNPLNLFRGAEYNRYTWVTGREPLTYYDMNLSAQDHQTFFTCDSDHLRPADAIMQKAWRERNPQARITAAHEALDLEDCATAYILLAEEEATTIVEAEKLFKQALKVGESCYRRSQQLQHHGSQYEAQHRRDTNVLVYIKRRLAMCSRKLGRTREAVKMMRDLMKEFPLLSMFNIHENLLESLLELQNYADVQAVLAKYDDISLPKSATICYTAALLKARAVSDKFSPEAASRRGLSTAEMNAVEAIHRAVEFNPHVPKYLLEMKSLILPPEHILKRGDSEAIAYTFFHLQHWKRVEGALNLLHCTWEGTFRMIPYPLEKGHLFYPYPVCTETADRELLPTVFHEVSVYPKKELPFFILFTAGLCSFTAMLALLTHQFPELMGVFAKAFLSTLFAPLNFIMEKVESILPSSLWHQLTRI from the exons ATGAATAAGCTAG TGAGCATGTTCCTCAACACTTTGACCCCCAAGTTCTACGTGGCGTTGACGGGCACCTCATCCCTCATTTCAGGACTCATACTG ATCTTCGAGTGGTGGTATTTCCGGAAGTATGGGACGTCGTTCATCGAGCAGGTGTCTGTCAGTCATCTGCGTCCTCTGTTAGGTGGAGTTGATAACAGTTCTCCCAGCAACACCAGCGCCAGCAACGGAGACGCCGACTCCAGCCGGCAGAGTGTGTCAG aatgTAAGGTGTGGAGAAATCCCCTCAATCTGTTCAGAGGAGCTGAATATAACCG ATACACGTGGGTGACGGGTCGAGAGCCGCTCACATACTATGACATGAATCTGTCAGCACAGGATCATCAGACGTTCTTCACGTGTGATTCTGATCACCTGCGGCCTGCAGACGCCA TCATGCAGAAGGCCTGGAGAGAGAGGAATCCTCAGGCTCGGATCACAGCCGCTCATGAAGCTCTGGATCTGGAGGA TTGTGCGACAGCTTATATTCTCCTGGCTGAGGAAGAGGCCACGACTATAGTGGAGGCGGAGAAACTCTTCAAACAGGCGCTGAAGGTCGGGGAGAGCTGCTACCGGCGCAGTCAGCAGCTGCAGCACCACGGCTCACAGTATGAAGCACAGCACA gaagGGACAcaaatgtattagtttacatCAAGAGAAGACTCGCCATGTGCTCCAGAAAGCTCGGCCGCACGCGAGAAGCCGTCAAGATGATGCGAGAC TTAATGAAGGAGTTTCCTCTGCTCAGCATGTTCAATATTCATGAGAACCTGCTGGAGTCTCTTCTGGAGCTGCAGAACTACGCAGACGTGCAGGCCGTGCTCGCCAAATACGACG ACATCAGTTTGCCAAAGTCTGCCACCATCTGCTACACAGCGGCGCTTCTGAAGGCCAGAGCCGTGTCCGATAA GTTTTCACCAGAGGCGGCGTCACGGAGAGGTCTGAGCACAGCAGAAATGAACGCAGTCGAAGCCATACACAGAGCAGTGGAGTTCAACCCACACGTACCGAAA TACCTCTTAGAGATGAAGAGTCTGATCCTGCCACCGGAGCACATCCTGAAGCGCGGCGACAGCGAAGCCATCGCGTACACCTTCTTCCACCTGCAGCACTGGAAGCGAGTGGAGGGCGCGCTCAACCTGCTGCACTGCACCTGGGAGGGAA CTTTCAGAATGATCCCGTATCCTCTGGAGAAAGGACACCTGTTTTATCCATATCCGGTCTGCACAGAGACGGCCGACAGAGAGCTGCTACCCA cagtGTTCCACGAGGTGTCAGTGTATCCCAAGAAAGAGCTGCCGTTCTTCATCCTGTTCACGGCGGGTCTCTGCTCCTTCACAGCGATGCTGGCGCTGCTCACGCATCAGTTCCCAGAGCTCATGGGAGTGTTCGCTAAAGCC TTCCTGAGCACCCTGTTCGCCCCGCTGAACTTCATCATGGAGAAGGTGGAGAGCATCCTTCCCTCGAGTCTGTGGCACCAGCTCACACGGATCTGA
- the LOC137023024 gene encoding suppressor of tumorigenicity 7 protein homolog isoform X1 produces the protein MFGTESSLSMFLNTLTPKFYVALTGTSSLISGLILIFEWWYFRKYGTSFIEQVSVSHLRPLLGGVDNSSPSNTSASNGDADSSRQSVSECKVWRNPLNLFRGAEYNRYTWVTGREPLTYYDMNLSAQDHQTFFTCDSDHLRPADAIMQKAWRERNPQARITAAHEALDLEDCATAYILLAEEEATTIVEAEKLFKQALKVGESCYRRSQQLQHHGSQYEAQHRRDTNVLVYIKRRLAMCSRKLGRTREAVKMMRDLMKEFPLLSMFNIHENLLESLLELQNYADVQAVLAKYDDISLPKSATICYTAALLKARAVSDKFSPEAASRRGLSTAEMNAVEAIHRAVEFNPHVPKYLLEMKSLILPPEHILKRGDSEAIAYTFFHLQHWKRVEGALNLLHCTWEGTFRMIPYPLEKGHLFYPYPVCTETADRELLPTVFHEVSVYPKKELPFFILFTAGLCSFTAMLALLTHQFPELMGVFAKAFLSTLFAPLNFIMEKVESILPSSLWHQLTRI, from the exons ATGTTTGGCACCGAATCCTCAT TGAGCATGTTCCTCAACACTTTGACCCCCAAGTTCTACGTGGCGTTGACGGGCACCTCATCCCTCATTTCAGGACTCATACTG ATCTTCGAGTGGTGGTATTTCCGGAAGTATGGGACGTCGTTCATCGAGCAGGTGTCTGTCAGTCATCTGCGTCCTCTGTTAGGTGGAGTTGATAACAGTTCTCCCAGCAACACCAGCGCCAGCAACGGAGACGCCGACTCCAGCCGGCAGAGTGTGTCAG aatgTAAGGTGTGGAGAAATCCCCTCAATCTGTTCAGAGGAGCTGAATATAACCG ATACACGTGGGTGACGGGTCGAGAGCCGCTCACATACTATGACATGAATCTGTCAGCACAGGATCATCAGACGTTCTTCACGTGTGATTCTGATCACCTGCGGCCTGCAGACGCCA TCATGCAGAAGGCCTGGAGAGAGAGGAATCCTCAGGCTCGGATCACAGCCGCTCATGAAGCTCTGGATCTGGAGGA TTGTGCGACAGCTTATATTCTCCTGGCTGAGGAAGAGGCCACGACTATAGTGGAGGCGGAGAAACTCTTCAAACAGGCGCTGAAGGTCGGGGAGAGCTGCTACCGGCGCAGTCAGCAGCTGCAGCACCACGGCTCACAGTATGAAGCACAGCACA gaagGGACAcaaatgtattagtttacatCAAGAGAAGACTCGCCATGTGCTCCAGAAAGCTCGGCCGCACGCGAGAAGCCGTCAAGATGATGCGAGAC TTAATGAAGGAGTTTCCTCTGCTCAGCATGTTCAATATTCATGAGAACCTGCTGGAGTCTCTTCTGGAGCTGCAGAACTACGCAGACGTGCAGGCCGTGCTCGCCAAATACGACG ACATCAGTTTGCCAAAGTCTGCCACCATCTGCTACACAGCGGCGCTTCTGAAGGCCAGAGCCGTGTCCGATAA GTTTTCACCAGAGGCGGCGTCACGGAGAGGTCTGAGCACAGCAGAAATGAACGCAGTCGAAGCCATACACAGAGCAGTGGAGTTCAACCCACACGTACCGAAA TACCTCTTAGAGATGAAGAGTCTGATCCTGCCACCGGAGCACATCCTGAAGCGCGGCGACAGCGAAGCCATCGCGTACACCTTCTTCCACCTGCAGCACTGGAAGCGAGTGGAGGGCGCGCTCAACCTGCTGCACTGCACCTGGGAGGGAA CTTTCAGAATGATCCCGTATCCTCTGGAGAAAGGACACCTGTTTTATCCATATCCGGTCTGCACAGAGACGGCCGACAGAGAGCTGCTACCCA cagtGTTCCACGAGGTGTCAGTGTATCCCAAGAAAGAGCTGCCGTTCTTCATCCTGTTCACGGCGGGTCTCTGCTCCTTCACAGCGATGCTGGCGCTGCTCACGCATCAGTTCCCAGAGCTCATGGGAGTGTTCGCTAAAGCC TTCCTGAGCACCCTGTTCGCCCCGCTGAACTTCATCATGGAGAAGGTGGAGAGCATCCTTCCCTCGAGTCTGTGGCACCAGCTCACACGGATCTGA
- the LOC137023024 gene encoding suppressor of tumorigenicity 7 protein homolog isoform X4: MFLNTLTPKFYVALTGTSSLISGLILIFEWWYFRKYGTSFIEQVSVSHLRPLLGGVDNSSPSNTSASNGDADSSRQSVSECKVWRNPLNLFRGAEYNRYTWVTGREPLTYYDMNLSAQDHQTFFTCDSDHLRPADAIMQKAWRERNPQARITAAHEALDLEDCATAYILLAEEEATTIVEAEKLFKQALKVGESCYRRSQQLQHHGSQYEAQHRRDTNVLVYIKRRLAMCSRKLGRTREAVKMMRDLMKEFPLLSMFNIHENLLESLLELQNYADVQAVLAKYDDISLPKSATICYTAALLKARAVSDKFSPEAASRRGLSTAEMNAVEAIHRAVEFNPHVPKYLLEMKSLILPPEHILKRGDSEAIAYTFFHLQHWKRVEGALNLLHCTWEGTFRMIPYPLEKGHLFYPYPVCTETADRELLPTVFHEVSVYPKKELPFFILFTAGLCSFTAMLALLTHQFPELMGVFAKAFLSTLFAPLNFIMEKVESILPSSLWHQLTRI; the protein is encoded by the exons ATGTTCCTCAACACTTTGACCCCCAAGTTCTACGTGGCGTTGACGGGCACCTCATCCCTCATTTCAGGACTCATACTG ATCTTCGAGTGGTGGTATTTCCGGAAGTATGGGACGTCGTTCATCGAGCAGGTGTCTGTCAGTCATCTGCGTCCTCTGTTAGGTGGAGTTGATAACAGTTCTCCCAGCAACACCAGCGCCAGCAACGGAGACGCCGACTCCAGCCGGCAGAGTGTGTCAG aatgTAAGGTGTGGAGAAATCCCCTCAATCTGTTCAGAGGAGCTGAATATAACCG ATACACGTGGGTGACGGGTCGAGAGCCGCTCACATACTATGACATGAATCTGTCAGCACAGGATCATCAGACGTTCTTCACGTGTGATTCTGATCACCTGCGGCCTGCAGACGCCA TCATGCAGAAGGCCTGGAGAGAGAGGAATCCTCAGGCTCGGATCACAGCCGCTCATGAAGCTCTGGATCTGGAGGA TTGTGCGACAGCTTATATTCTCCTGGCTGAGGAAGAGGCCACGACTATAGTGGAGGCGGAGAAACTCTTCAAACAGGCGCTGAAGGTCGGGGAGAGCTGCTACCGGCGCAGTCAGCAGCTGCAGCACCACGGCTCACAGTATGAAGCACAGCACA gaagGGACAcaaatgtattagtttacatCAAGAGAAGACTCGCCATGTGCTCCAGAAAGCTCGGCCGCACGCGAGAAGCCGTCAAGATGATGCGAGAC TTAATGAAGGAGTTTCCTCTGCTCAGCATGTTCAATATTCATGAGAACCTGCTGGAGTCTCTTCTGGAGCTGCAGAACTACGCAGACGTGCAGGCCGTGCTCGCCAAATACGACG ACATCAGTTTGCCAAAGTCTGCCACCATCTGCTACACAGCGGCGCTTCTGAAGGCCAGAGCCGTGTCCGATAA GTTTTCACCAGAGGCGGCGTCACGGAGAGGTCTGAGCACAGCAGAAATGAACGCAGTCGAAGCCATACACAGAGCAGTGGAGTTCAACCCACACGTACCGAAA TACCTCTTAGAGATGAAGAGTCTGATCCTGCCACCGGAGCACATCCTGAAGCGCGGCGACAGCGAAGCCATCGCGTACACCTTCTTCCACCTGCAGCACTGGAAGCGAGTGGAGGGCGCGCTCAACCTGCTGCACTGCACCTGGGAGGGAA CTTTCAGAATGATCCCGTATCCTCTGGAGAAAGGACACCTGTTTTATCCATATCCGGTCTGCACAGAGACGGCCGACAGAGAGCTGCTACCCA cagtGTTCCACGAGGTGTCAGTGTATCCCAAGAAAGAGCTGCCGTTCTTCATCCTGTTCACGGCGGGTCTCTGCTCCTTCACAGCGATGCTGGCGCTGCTCACGCATCAGTTCCCAGAGCTCATGGGAGTGTTCGCTAAAGCC TTCCTGAGCACCCTGTTCGCCCCGCTGAACTTCATCATGGAGAAGGTGGAGAGCATCCTTCCCTCGAGTCTGTGGCACCAGCTCACACGGATCTGA
- the LOC137023024 gene encoding suppressor of tumorigenicity 7 protein homolog isoform X2: MFGTESSLSMFLNTLTPKFYVALTGTSSLISGLILIFEWWYFRKYGTSFIEQVSVSHLRPLLGGVDNSSPSNTSASNGDADSSRQSVSECKVWRNPLNLFRGAEYNRYTWVTGREPLTYYDMNLSAQDHQTFFTCDSDHLRPADAIMQKAWRERNPQARITAAHEALDLEDCATAYILLAEEEATTIVEAEKLFKQALKVGESCYRRSQQLQHHGSQYEAQHRRDTNVLVYIKRRLAMCSRKLGRTREAVKMMRDLMKEFPLLSMFNIHENLLESLLELQNYADVQAVLAKYDDISLPKSATICYTAALLKARAVSDKFSPEAASRRGLSTAEMNAVEAIHRAVEFNPHVPKYLLEMKSLILPPEHILKRGDSEAIAYTFFHLQHWKRVEGALNLLHCTWEGTFRMIPYPLEKGHLFYPYPVCTETADRELLPMFHEVSVYPKKELPFFILFTAGLCSFTAMLALLTHQFPELMGVFAKAFLSTLFAPLNFIMEKVESILPSSLWHQLTRI, encoded by the exons ATGTTTGGCACCGAATCCTCAT TGAGCATGTTCCTCAACACTTTGACCCCCAAGTTCTACGTGGCGTTGACGGGCACCTCATCCCTCATTTCAGGACTCATACTG ATCTTCGAGTGGTGGTATTTCCGGAAGTATGGGACGTCGTTCATCGAGCAGGTGTCTGTCAGTCATCTGCGTCCTCTGTTAGGTGGAGTTGATAACAGTTCTCCCAGCAACACCAGCGCCAGCAACGGAGACGCCGACTCCAGCCGGCAGAGTGTGTCAG aatgTAAGGTGTGGAGAAATCCCCTCAATCTGTTCAGAGGAGCTGAATATAACCG ATACACGTGGGTGACGGGTCGAGAGCCGCTCACATACTATGACATGAATCTGTCAGCACAGGATCATCAGACGTTCTTCACGTGTGATTCTGATCACCTGCGGCCTGCAGACGCCA TCATGCAGAAGGCCTGGAGAGAGAGGAATCCTCAGGCTCGGATCACAGCCGCTCATGAAGCTCTGGATCTGGAGGA TTGTGCGACAGCTTATATTCTCCTGGCTGAGGAAGAGGCCACGACTATAGTGGAGGCGGAGAAACTCTTCAAACAGGCGCTGAAGGTCGGGGAGAGCTGCTACCGGCGCAGTCAGCAGCTGCAGCACCACGGCTCACAGTATGAAGCACAGCACA gaagGGACAcaaatgtattagtttacatCAAGAGAAGACTCGCCATGTGCTCCAGAAAGCTCGGCCGCACGCGAGAAGCCGTCAAGATGATGCGAGAC TTAATGAAGGAGTTTCCTCTGCTCAGCATGTTCAATATTCATGAGAACCTGCTGGAGTCTCTTCTGGAGCTGCAGAACTACGCAGACGTGCAGGCCGTGCTCGCCAAATACGACG ACATCAGTTTGCCAAAGTCTGCCACCATCTGCTACACAGCGGCGCTTCTGAAGGCCAGAGCCGTGTCCGATAA GTTTTCACCAGAGGCGGCGTCACGGAGAGGTCTGAGCACAGCAGAAATGAACGCAGTCGAAGCCATACACAGAGCAGTGGAGTTCAACCCACACGTACCGAAA TACCTCTTAGAGATGAAGAGTCTGATCCTGCCACCGGAGCACATCCTGAAGCGCGGCGACAGCGAAGCCATCGCGTACACCTTCTTCCACCTGCAGCACTGGAAGCGAGTGGAGGGCGCGCTCAACCTGCTGCACTGCACCTGGGAGGGAA CTTTCAGAATGATCCCGTATCCTCTGGAGAAAGGACACCTGTTTTATCCATATCCGGTCTGCACAGAGACGGCCGACAGAGAGCTGCTACCCA tGTTCCACGAGGTGTCAGTGTATCCCAAGAAAGAGCTGCCGTTCTTCATCCTGTTCACGGCGGGTCTCTGCTCCTTCACAGCGATGCTGGCGCTGCTCACGCATCAGTTCCCAGAGCTCATGGGAGTGTTCGCTAAAGCC TTCCTGAGCACCCTGTTCGCCCCGCTGAACTTCATCATGGAGAAGGTGGAGAGCATCCTTCCCTCGAGTCTGTGGCACCAGCTCACACGGATCTGA